A DNA window from Aureibaculum sp. 2308TA14-22 contains the following coding sequences:
- a CDS encoding enoyl-CoA hydratase → MSTKKILGFVQEVGTIMYVGGILSHIVIGILFTESSPETTYTVYQYKEQSAYILILPGLALKIISDIILYFTNKVKPNWLKWKFLMMLILSINAFVFLVPMMPDLVKLAQESISNGVLSQEFIDKEHTEQLVGQSNIIPLLAEIFLGSFKPKLGKERRS, encoded by the coding sequence ATGTCTACGAAGAAAATACTAGGTTTTGTTCAAGAAGTAGGTACTATTATGTATGTGGGTGGTATACTCTCACATATTGTTATTGGCATATTGTTTACTGAATCAAGCCCAGAAACTACCTATACCGTTTATCAATACAAAGAGCAAAGTGCTTACATATTGATTTTACCCGGACTGGCATTAAAGATTATTTCCGATATCATTTTATACTTCACAAATAAGGTGAAACCCAATTGGCTAAAATGGAAATTTTTAATGATGCTTATTTTATCTATAAATGCATTTGTTTTTTTGGTTCCAATGATGCCAGATTTGGTAAAATTAGCACAAGAGTCTATTTCTAATGGAGTTTTAAGTCAAGAATTTATTGATAAAGAACATACCGAACAACTAGTTGGCCAATCAAATATCATACCCTTACTCGCCGAAATATTCTTAGGTTCCTTTAAACCAAAATTGGGTAAAGAAAGAAGAAGCTAG
- a CDS encoding cytochrome b yields MMNDLTKKFSTGTIIIHWLTAILILLLFPLGKYMAGLNPSEKMGMIKVHAVLGIVVFVLTIIRSYLFFKSPRPKDLKTGSKFNDKLAVWIHNAFYFLLFGIAISGIATMILGGYGEALSQGNSDLIKTLEEIPPLKGHGVMALVMMILLVLHVIGVLKHYILTKENTLKRIF; encoded by the coding sequence ATGATGAATGACCTAACCAAAAAATTCAGTACAGGAACAATTATCATCCACTGGCTGACTGCCATATTAATTCTATTATTATTCCCACTCGGCAAATATATGGCAGGACTTAACCCTTCTGAAAAAATGGGAATGATAAAAGTCCATGCTGTCCTTGGGATTGTAGTGTTTGTTCTTACAATAATTAGAAGCTATTTATTCTTTAAATCTCCTCGTCCAAAAGATTTAAAAACAGGATCAAAATTTAATGATAAATTAGCTGTTTGGATACACAATGCCTTTTATTTTTTATTATTTGGAATCGCTATATCAGGAATCGCCACTATGATTTTAGGAGGGTATGGAGAAGCCCTGAGTCAAGGGAATAGTGATTTGATAAAAACACTTGAAGAAATCCCTCCTCTAAAAGGACATGGAGTAATGGCTTTAGTAATGATGATTTTATTGGTTTTACATGTAATTGGTGTGTTAAAACATTACATTTTAACTAAAGAGAATACATTAAAAAGAATCTTTTAG
- a CDS encoding AraC family transcriptional regulator codes for MTKKSTYKELKPSSELQEFVHSFWMHKNNSDKYVPATISPDSFFKIIFIVSNSEIINYFMTGLWTEQKDFSFPPNATVYGCRLKLLAPEFLLGNEIASIRNKLKQLNLSYLNIENFNLSEFETAVKQWEVELLKTKPEKAIPGNKIRLSQLLYKVNGGISVSEVSEQIYWASRQINRYLNKYLGVSLKTYLSIQRCYDSYIHIREGRLYPEKNYYDQAHFIREVKKHTGKTPRVLNELQNDQFIQLKNIQKK; via the coding sequence ATGACCAAAAAAAGCACATATAAAGAATTAAAACCTTCATCTGAATTGCAGGAATTTGTTCATTCCTTCTGGATGCACAAAAATAACTCTGATAAATATGTACCTGCAACTATATCTCCTGATAGTTTTTTTAAGATAATTTTTATTGTTAGCAATTCCGAAATTATAAATTATTTTATGACGGGGCTTTGGACAGAACAAAAAGATTTTTCCTTTCCTCCAAATGCAACCGTGTACGGATGTAGATTGAAGCTGTTAGCTCCTGAATTTTTATTGGGAAATGAGATTGCATCTATCCGAAATAAGTTGAAACAACTTAATTTGTCTTACCTAAATATTGAAAATTTTAATCTTTCAGAATTCGAAACCGCAGTAAAACAATGGGAGGTTGAACTACTAAAAACAAAACCTGAAAAAGCGATTCCGGGAAATAAAATAAGGTTGTCTCAATTACTTTACAAAGTAAATGGTGGCATTTCCGTATCTGAAGTTTCCGAACAAATATATTGGGCAAGTCGTCAAATAAACAGGTATCTTAACAAGTACCTTGGGGTATCATTAAAAACTTACCTTAGTATACAAAGGTGTTATGATTCTTACATTCATATAAGAGAGGGAAGGCTTTACCCCGAAAAAAATTATTATGATCAAGCACATTTTATCAGAGAGGTGAAAAAACATACTGGAAAAACTCCTAGAGTTCTAAACGAACTTCAAAACGACCAATTTATACAATTAAAAAATATACAGAAGAAATAG
- a CDS encoding serine hydrolase domain-containing protein, with amino-acid sequence MQKRLILVLTVLFFNQYISFGQSEEKLIDKINTILQNEIDQGHIPGAVIFIKQGDNELYKNAFGYAHLYKYGNQRLQKPEKTTVNYLYDIASLTKVIGTTTAIMLLVDKGLITADDKVSNYIKAFDTPEKKDITIRHLLTHTSGLYEWYPFYYYSDNREDTYKIIGKLPLKYVIGSGRHYSDLGFMLLGQIIETVSEHPLDEFMQQHIFKQLEMEHTLFNPLEKKKDYKIAATSHGNPFETRMVTDASLGFKPDSLNPTQWNGWRHYTLKGEVNDGNTWYANEGVSGHAGLFSSVGDLQKLIDVLKHNGKTQYGQFITKKTINQFLTQDEFKNGLGWVMNNNSAILKSAPKGSFGHTGFTGTSIAVVPKYNISVILLINRQNMGLLKTKSYYNLNPVREKVFRAVMKYCETEHLDKRITKFEEVLGKTNSKTLTFLVRDFENNYLKSNYPNSSIQEAYKEYLSDIKQGNSNYAHNTTKEAQVKFKNSQLRKDLYYVPDSIWIEGDVVKEKVLFWNNVDKPYYSVNESYIMKTRMHLTNDSIIKYRLKNLNRFRIYGKYMNALRAIKNKDQMVKHYVQDKEAFGFISHKILAEWFLELKLDYNDYIYKRIIILEFAY; translated from the coding sequence ATGCAAAAAAGATTGATTCTAGTTCTAACAGTACTTTTTTTTAATCAATATATCTCTTTTGGACAAAGTGAAGAAAAATTGATTGACAAAATAAATACCATTTTGCAAAATGAGATTGACCAAGGTCATATTCCTGGAGCGGTAATCTTTATAAAACAAGGCGACAATGAGCTATACAAAAATGCCTTTGGTTATGCCCATCTGTACAAGTACGGAAACCAACGATTGCAAAAACCTGAAAAAACTACGGTAAATTATTTGTACGATATTGCCTCGTTAACCAAAGTTATTGGTACCACAACCGCAATAATGCTTTTGGTGGACAAGGGTTTAATAACTGCAGATGATAAGGTATCCAACTACATCAAAGCATTTGATACTCCAGAAAAAAAAGACATTACCATCAGGCATTTACTAACACATACTTCAGGACTTTACGAATGGTATCCGTTCTATTATTATTCCGACAATAGAGAAGACACCTATAAAATTATAGGGAAACTTCCTTTAAAATATGTTATTGGTAGTGGCAGACATTATAGTGATTTGGGTTTTATGCTCTTGGGGCAAATTATTGAAACGGTATCCGAACATCCGTTGGATGAATTTATGCAACAGCATATTTTTAAACAGTTGGAAATGGAACATACCCTATTTAATCCGTTGGAAAAGAAAAAAGATTATAAAATTGCCGCTACCTCTCACGGAAATCCCTTTGAAACGCGAATGGTAACCGATGCTTCGCTTGGGTTTAAACCGGACAGTCTTAATCCGACCCAATGGAATGGCTGGCGGCACTATACCCTAAAAGGCGAGGTAAACGACGGAAATACATGGTATGCCAATGAAGGTGTTTCAGGTCATGCAGGTCTGTTTTCTAGCGTTGGCGATTTACAAAAACTTATTGATGTGTTAAAACACAATGGAAAAACACAGTATGGACAATTTATAACCAAAAAAACCATAAACCAATTTTTAACCCAAGATGAATTCAAAAACGGATTGGGTTGGGTAATGAATAACAACAGTGCCATACTAAAAAGTGCACCCAAAGGCAGTTTCGGACATACAGGCTTTACTGGAACTAGCATTGCGGTAGTGCCTAAATACAATATTTCCGTAATTTTATTGATTAATAGGCAGAATATGGGATTGTTAAAAACCAAAAGCTATTATAATTTGAATCCAGTAAGAGAAAAGGTTTTTAGGGCGGTGATGAAGTATTGTGAAACTGAACATTTGGATAAAAGAATCACTAAGTTTGAAGAGGTTCTAGGTAAAACAAATAGTAAAACTCTAACCTTTTTAGTGCGTGATTTTGAGAATAATTATTTGAAAAGCAATTACCCAAATTCTTCAATCCAAGAAGCATATAAAGAATACCTGTCCGATATTAAACAAGGAAACTCAAATTATGCTCACAACACCACTAAAGAGGCTCAAGTAAAATTCAAAAATAGTCAATTAAGAAAAGACCTTTATTATGTCCCAGATTCTATATGGATTGAAGGAGATGTAGTAAAAGAAAAAGTTTTGTTTTGGAATAATGTAGACAAACCCTATTACAGTGTTAACGAAAGTTATATTATGAAAACAAGAATGCATTTAACAAATGATTCCATTATAAAATATCGACTTAAAAATTTAAATAGATTTAGAATATATGGAAAATATATGAATGCACTAAGGGCTATCAAAAATAAAGACCAAATGGTTAAACATTATGTGCAAGATAAAGAAGCGTTTGGTTTTATTTCCCATAAAATATTGGCAGAATGGTTTTTAGAATTAAAACTTGATTATAATGATTATATATATAAACGGATCATTATTTTGGAATTTGCTTATTAG
- a CDS encoding bestrophin family protein gives MYTKKVFKATDMLKWTRYETILFFIIITVIVGLYYFFELNWLKFPWTPLALIGTAVAFVIGFQNNSAYGRIWEARKIWGGIVNTSRTFGMFLQDMVTNEYASVKLTKEELHHEIKTLTYRHIAWMTALRHSMRVSQPWETVMHEKTNKEWSKMIHPPEWDTTIEEDLKPYLSEQDMEYVLDKNNKQTALLYLQSHHLKRLKESGVVWEFSFLQLEGVLEELFTLQGKSERIKNFPYPRSFATLNHYFMWIFILLLPLAIVPQFAEIGKEIVQNHPITGGLFVWLSIPFYMAVAWIFHTMERIGRTGENPFEGSANDVPISTIARGIEIDLRQNLGELKDEIPEQFPVIYDTQM, from the coding sequence ATGTACACTAAAAAAGTTTTTAAAGCTACAGACATGCTTAAATGGACTCGTTATGAGACCATTTTATTTTTTATTATTATTACCGTTATAGTAGGATTATACTATTTTTTTGAGTTAAATTGGTTAAAATTTCCGTGGACACCTTTGGCGTTAATTGGTACCGCTGTTGCTTTTGTAATCGGATTTCAAAATAATTCGGCTTATGGCCGAATTTGGGAAGCAAGAAAAATTTGGGGAGGTATTGTCAATACTTCTAGAACATTCGGTATGTTTTTGCAAGACATGGTAACTAATGAATATGCTTCTGTAAAATTGACAAAGGAAGAATTACATCACGAAATTAAAACATTAACCTATAGGCATATTGCATGGATGACCGCATTACGCCATTCCATGAGAGTTTCACAACCTTGGGAAACAGTAATGCACGAAAAAACCAATAAAGAATGGAGCAAAATGATACATCCTCCGGAATGGGATACAACAATTGAAGAAGATTTAAAACCCTATCTTTCAGAACAAGATATGGAGTACGTTTTAGATAAAAATAATAAGCAAACTGCTTTATTGTATTTGCAATCTCATCATCTTAAGAGGTTAAAAGAGAGTGGAGTTGTTTGGGAATTTTCCTTTTTGCAACTAGAAGGTGTGTTGGAAGAATTATTTACGCTACAAGGTAAATCAGAACGAATTAAAAACTTTCCTTACCCTCGAAGTTTTGCTACTCTTAACCACTATTTTATGTGGATATTTATTTTGCTTTTACCATTGGCAATTGTTCCTCAATTTGCCGAAATTGGTAAAGAAATAGTACAAAACCACCCAATAACTGGAGGTTTATTTGTTTGGCTGTCTATTCCTTTTTATATGGCAGTAGCATGGATTTTTCATACAATGGAAAGAATTGGCAGGACAGGCGAAAATCCATTTGAAGGTTCTGCAAACGATGTTCCAATTTCAACTATTGCAAGGGGAATTGAGATTGATTTACGACAAAATTTAGGTGAATTAAAAGATGAAATCCCCGAACAGTTTCCTGTTATCTATGATACTCAGATGTAA
- a CDS encoding FAD-dependent oxidoreductase, producing the protein MERRQFIGVIGSSSLFILAGGVTSCNTTKTEEFVFLEAEQFAEHGGWDLDQQVMDQMGSPYLLAHGLGIPVKDAKTEVEFPSPGKYRVWVRTRDWVAPWKAPGAPGKFQVLINDKPLNETFGTKGAEWHWHKGDVIEVDKQTSVALHDLTGFEGRCDSILFCKDLDFEPTNDIEALTKFRRNLLGLNEEPKDGGSFDFAVIGGGFAGTCAALSAARNGLNVVLIQDRPVLGGNGSSEVRVWPEGKTKQEPFPHIGDIVEEIAPKFAEPKYGSRNAINGASYNDALKLKIVNEEPRITLLLEERSIKTEHDNGKINAVIIQNTRTGIRKRIKANYFADCTGDAVIGHLAGADYEIASSGIMGMSNLWNVLDASDKEEVLKCECKDKAALTLSCEIGEVEQPFPRCPWAIDLSDKPFPGRKNYKGQWGSEDPLGNLGGWFWESGFDKNPITDIEKIRDLNFRAMYGAWDALKNVDKLYPNHRLGWCAFIAGKRESRRLLGDVILDADDFREQKEYDDPAFPCSWHIDIHNPHESFDDDLKGQEFISKATTGKEYIYEGTYWAPYRTLYSRNISNLFMAGRDISVTKEGLGPIRVMRTCGMMGEVVGKAASICVKHKASPREVYDKHLDKLKTLMHKPGRERV; encoded by the coding sequence ATGGAAAGAAGACAGTTTATCGGAGTAATAGGTAGCTCAAGCCTATTCATCCTAGCTGGAGGAGTAACTTCGTGCAATACTACAAAAACAGAAGAGTTTGTTTTTTTAGAAGCTGAACAGTTTGCTGAACATGGCGGATGGGATTTAGACCAACAAGTAATGGATCAAATGGGCTCTCCTTATTTACTTGCACATGGCTTGGGTATTCCTGTTAAAGATGCAAAAACTGAAGTAGAATTTCCTTCACCTGGAAAGTATCGTGTTTGGGTTCGCACACGTGATTGGGTAGCTCCGTGGAAAGCTCCTGGTGCACCTGGAAAATTTCAAGTCCTAATAAATGATAAACCCTTAAATGAAACATTTGGCACCAAAGGAGCTGAATGGCATTGGCATAAAGGTGATGTAATTGAAGTGGATAAACAGACAAGTGTTGCCTTGCACGATTTAACCGGATTTGAGGGAAGATGTGATTCCATCCTCTTTTGTAAAGACTTAGATTTTGAACCCACAAATGATATTGAAGCTTTAACTAAATTCAGAAGGAATTTATTAGGGTTAAATGAAGAACCCAAAGATGGGGGTAGTTTTGACTTTGCAGTTATAGGTGGTGGTTTTGCAGGTACATGTGCGGCATTATCGGCTGCACGAAATGGATTAAATGTTGTATTAATACAAGACCGACCTGTATTGGGAGGTAATGGCAGTTCTGAGGTTCGTGTTTGGCCAGAAGGGAAAACAAAACAAGAGCCTTTCCCTCATATAGGAGATATTGTTGAAGAAATAGCTCCCAAATTCGCAGAACCAAAATACGGATCAAGAAATGCAATAAATGGAGCATCATACAACGATGCTTTAAAACTAAAAATAGTAAATGAAGAACCCCGAATAACGTTGTTATTAGAAGAACGTAGCATAAAAACAGAACATGATAATGGAAAAATTAACGCGGTAATCATTCAGAATACTAGAACAGGAATACGAAAACGTATAAAAGCAAATTACTTTGCAGATTGTACTGGAGATGCTGTGATAGGTCATTTAGCTGGTGCTGATTATGAAATTGCCAGTTCAGGAATTATGGGAATGTCTAATTTGTGGAACGTTCTTGATGCTTCAGATAAAGAAGAAGTGCTTAAATGTGAGTGTAAAGACAAGGCGGCTCTTACACTGTCTTGTGAAATTGGAGAAGTTGAACAACCATTTCCTCGCTGTCCTTGGGCAATTGATTTAAGTGATAAACCATTCCCTGGTAGAAAAAATTATAAAGGGCAATGGGGTTCAGAAGATCCTTTAGGTAATTTAGGCGGATGGTTTTGGGAAAGTGGTTTTGATAAAAATCCAATTACCGATATAGAAAAAATAAGAGACCTTAACTTTAGAGCAATGTATGGTGCATGGGACGCATTAAAAAATGTGGACAAACTTTATCCAAATCACCGATTGGGTTGGTGTGCTTTTATTGCAGGGAAACGAGAATCACGAAGACTTTTAGGTGATGTTATACTTGATGCCGACGACTTTAGAGAGCAGAAAGAATATGATGACCCAGCATTTCCTTGTTCTTGGCATATCGACATTCACAATCCACATGAAAGTTTTGATGATGATTTGAAAGGACAAGAATTTATTTCTAAAGCAACTACTGGAAAAGAATATATATATGAAGGTACGTATTGGGCTCCATATAGAACCTTATATAGTAGAAATATAAGCAACTTGTTTATGGCTGGTAGAGATATTAGCGTCACAAAGGAAGGTCTAGGGCCTATCCGTGTAATGCGTACCTGTGGCATGATGGGTGAGGTAGTAGGTAAAGCTGCTTCAATATGTGTTAAACACAAAGCTTCTCCAAGAGAGGTTTATGATAAACATCTCGACAAATTAAAAACACTGATGCATAAACCGGGTAGGGAACGTGTATGA
- a CDS encoding alkaline phosphatase family protein → MVKRNFSYVLVLILSTITFLSCESSSNLTKSTITRNSKASLEKPYVILISLDGFRWDYVSNYKPPHLNNFIENGVQAASLISAFPSKTFPNHYTIATGMYPDKHGIIGNSFYSHKKDKIYKLGNRETVEDGSFYGGNPIWIQADKASMVSASYFFVGSEANIQGLYPTYYHRYDGSVKNEVRVAEALKWLDLPEKERPHIITMYFSDMDDVGHRYGPNNDTELKKVLFDLDKNLGTLFKGVAATALPVNIIIVSDHGMTELSTKNYIPIEDIRNDDLFTAIDNGAIINLHPKEGVKTETILEYLKPKEDNFKVYKTENTPGFEYTPQNQDWGAVQILPDYGYYFSSRQRIDNILNSPVKTVGVHGYNPKHKDMDGIFYANGPAFKKGYVTASLKNIHIYPLICTILGLEIPNNIDGDLNKIKSVLKTNN, encoded by the coding sequence ATGGTTAAAAGAAATTTTAGTTACGTACTTGTTTTAATACTGAGCACTATAACTTTTTTATCTTGCGAGTCCAGTTCTAATTTAACAAAATCAACAATAACTAGAAATTCAAAAGCTTCCCTAGAGAAACCGTATGTAATATTAATCTCACTTGATGGTTTCCGTTGGGATTATGTTAGCAACTACAAGCCTCCGCACCTCAATAATTTTATAGAAAATGGCGTACAAGCTGCATCGTTAATTTCAGCGTTTCCCTCTAAAACATTTCCAAATCATTATACCATTGCCACAGGAATGTATCCTGATAAGCACGGCATAATTGGCAATTCCTTTTATAGTCACAAAAAGGACAAAATCTATAAATTAGGAAATCGTGAAACGGTTGAAGATGGCTCTTTTTATGGAGGAAATCCCATTTGGATTCAAGCAGACAAAGCTAGCATGGTATCGGCCAGTTATTTCTTTGTGGGTTCAGAAGCCAACATTCAAGGCTTATATCCAACATATTATCATAGATATGATGGAAGCGTTAAAAATGAGGTTCGTGTTGCCGAAGCCCTTAAATGGCTAGATTTACCTGAAAAAGAAAGACCACATATAATTACCATGTATTTTTCCGATATGGATGATGTCGGACATCGTTACGGTCCAAATAACGATACCGAATTAAAAAAAGTATTGTTCGATTTAGACAAAAATCTAGGAACGTTGTTTAAAGGTGTGGCTGCAACAGCATTGCCCGTAAACATTATAATCGTCTCAGATCATGGCATGACAGAACTATCAACCAAAAATTATATTCCTATTGAAGACATTCGAAATGACGACTTATTTACGGCAATAGATAATGGTGCAATTATAAACTTACACCCTAAAGAAGGTGTTAAAACAGAAACTATACTAGAATACTTAAAACCTAAAGAAGATAATTTTAAAGTTTATAAAACCGAAAATACACCAGGTTTTGAATATACTCCCCAAAACCAAGATTGGGGTGCTGTCCAAATACTGCCAGATTATGGATATTATTTTTCGTCGCGTCAACGCATAGACAATATATTAAACAGTCCTGTTAAAACCGTTGGTGTACATGGCTATAACCCTAAACATAAAGACATGGATGGTATATTTTATGCAAACGGCCCCGCTTTCAAGAAAGGGTATGTTACGGCATCCTTAAAAAATATTCATATTTATCCTTTAATCTGTACTATTTTAGGTCTTGAAATCCCCAATAATATTGATGGAGATTTAAATAAAATAAAAAGTGTGCTAAAAACTAATAATTAA
- a CDS encoding sterol desaturase family protein, with protein sequence MTFVQSMEIPEIPNLIHYAIPFFAITLFIEVIVDAREKSNSYETKDAITSITMGLGNVFLGLFSKVLVFAAFIFIYNNFRLFTIPFTWWAWVLILFTEDFSYYWMHRVSHTNRFFWASHVIHHSSQRYNLSTALRQSWTGGFMTFVFWMWLPLLGFHPVMILAQMSISLIYQYWIHTELIKKMPNWFEAVFNTPSHHRVHHATNPQYLDRNHAGIFIIWDKLFGTYEPEIEKPIYGLVKNISSFNPLYVAFHEWISLFKDVFTSKTSLRKRINYLIKPPGWRHDDEGVISSDLRKEWEKSNSKS encoded by the coding sequence ATGACATTTGTACAATCTATGGAAATTCCAGAAATACCCAACTTAATCCATTACGCTATTCCGTTTTTTGCAATTACCTTGTTTATAGAAGTTATTGTTGATGCTCGTGAAAAATCAAATAGCTATGAAACTAAAGATGCCATCACTTCCATTACTATGGGATTGGGAAATGTTTTTTTAGGACTGTTCAGTAAAGTGTTAGTTTTTGCTGCCTTTATATTTATTTACAACAATTTTAGATTATTTACCATTCCGTTTACATGGTGGGCGTGGGTATTAATTTTATTTACCGAGGATTTTTCCTATTATTGGATGCACCGTGTAAGTCATACCAATCGTTTCTTTTGGGCAAGCCACGTGATACACCATTCCTCTCAACGCTATAATTTAAGTACAGCACTAAGACAATCTTGGACAGGCGGATTTATGACCTTTGTTTTTTGGATGTGGTTACCCTTACTCGGGTTTCATCCCGTGATGATCTTAGCTCAAATGTCTATTAGCCTAATTTATCAATATTGGATACATACCGAACTCATTAAAAAAATGCCCAATTGGTTTGAGGCTGTTTTTAATACACCTTCGCACCATAGGGTACACCATGCTACCAATCCACAATATTTGGATAGAAACCATGCTGGAATTTTTATTATTTGGGATAAATTATTTGGTACTTACGAGCCCGAAATTGAAAAACCAATTTACGGATTGGTAAAAAATATCAGCTCCTTTAACCCATTATATGTAGCATTTCACGAATGGATCAGTCTATTTAAAGATGTGTTTACTTCTAAGACTTCGTTAAGAAAGCGAATTAATTACTTAATAAAGCCACCAGGATGGAGGCATGATGATGAAGGTGTTATTTCATCTGATTTGAGGAAGGAGTGGGAAAAATCAAATTCTAAAAGTTAA
- a CDS encoding ferredoxin reductase family protein, whose amino-acid sequence MRILKQEIYFPIIILIHFLFWGIDLYFYKGSFMEVSSDTLLFGEMNNQSWKNVHRILGEVFSSWVVTVFAFNFLMATRAKWVEKIFGGLDKMYLIHRRSGVIAVVLLLLHFIVVPRDLVEFNPGKPLGFYALVLILLGVIISAAPPLKKKIPYHKWINIHKLMGIFYVMAVLHGLMVKSLIKELPITRIYVFGMAFLGVAAWFYRAFLFRFFNKKLEYEITEVKDKNFGITEISMKPISKSLNYLAGQFAFFNFPNISKKEQHPFTLSSHPYSKNLRITVKGLGDHTNNLNTKLNVGETAFVEGPYGHFSSSYIKEKEQIWIAGGIGITPFLSLAKDMYANKVNLFWCVNDTHEAVYADELHSLSNDNPNFNVTIWPSKKMGHLTIEQLGISDFKDKGYLICGPSNLKKSMIKQLNKKGVGNEAIYDEEFAFR is encoded by the coding sequence ATGAGAATTTTAAAGCAGGAAATCTACTTTCCTATTATTATTTTAATACACTTTCTTTTCTGGGGTATAGACTTATACTTTTATAAAGGTTCATTTATGGAGGTTTCTTCTGATACTTTATTATTTGGAGAAATGAACAACCAATCATGGAAAAACGTTCATCGCATTTTAGGTGAAGTATTTTCGTCCTGGGTTGTCACCGTTTTTGCTTTTAATTTTTTAATGGCAACACGGGCCAAATGGGTTGAAAAAATATTTGGTGGTTTAGATAAAATGTACCTTATCCATAGAAGATCAGGAGTAATCGCTGTAGTATTACTTCTACTCCATTTTATTGTTGTGCCAAGAGATTTAGTTGAATTTAACCCGGGAAAACCATTAGGTTTTTATGCCTTAGTACTTATTTTATTGGGTGTTATTATTTCAGCAGCACCGCCATTAAAAAAGAAAATTCCATATCACAAATGGATAAACATTCATAAACTTATGGGTATTTTCTATGTAATGGCTGTACTTCATGGTTTAATGGTAAAAAGTTTAATAAAAGAATTGCCCATTACACGAATATACGTATTTGGAATGGCATTTTTAGGCGTTGCAGCTTGGTTCTACAGAGCTTTTTTATTCAGGTTTTTTAATAAAAAATTAGAATATGAAATTACCGAAGTAAAAGATAAAAATTTCGGAATTACAGAAATCAGCATGAAACCAATCTCTAAAAGTTTAAATTATTTAGCAGGTCAATTCGCGTTTTTCAATTTTCCTAATATAAGTAAAAAGGAACAACATCCTTTCACGCTAAGCAGTCATCCGTACAGTAAAAATTTGCGAATTACCGTCAAAGGTTTAGGAGATCATACAAACAACCTAAACACAAAACTAAATGTTGGTGAAACTGCATTTGTTGAAGGTCCTTATGGGCATTTTTCATCAAGTTATATCAAAGAAAAAGAACAAATTTGGATTGCCGGTGGAATAGGAATAACGCCATTTCTTTCACTGGCTAAAGATATGTACGCAAATAAAGTAAATTTATTTTGGTGTGTAAATGATACTCATGAAGCGGTTTATGCTGATGAATTACATTCCTTATCAAATGACAATCCCAATTTTAATGTCACTATCTGGCCATCGAAAAAAATGGGACACTTAACCATTGAACAATTAGGGATTTCTGACTTTAAAGACAAAGGCTACCTGATATGTGGACCAAGCAACCTAAAGAAAAGTATGATAAAACAATTAAACAAAAAAGGAGTGGGCAACGAAGCCATTTATGATGAAGAATTTGCATTCAGATAA